Proteins encoded by one window of Magnetococcus sp. PR-3:
- a CDS encoding glycosyltransferase family 2 protein: protein MNTAPMVSILMPNFNGEHLVAQTLDSLLAQTETRWECVIVDDGSSDKSPEIIQNYVQQDPRFGFMKRHREPKGACTCRNIGLDHTTAPYVMFLDNDDLLEPFALANRLQTMQANPELDFAIFPSVMFEHTPHDLRRWWNIPNNMDLLMRQCVHDSVCQGTGPLFTRQAFDRLGRWNESLLLWQDIHLFFQAYSQDYSCKVFWDLPPDLHNRCNPNSLSRGNFLAPGKQISRKQVIEQAIESMLAHDKAAYLPYMDAETAEVIQGLKRAKLSDEAQQLRKLARDKGVFTRQQYHWAGVVLVLWSAVRFRVPFAQFCIRQLIKQFHRSSRMCEVSYDEFPCPGHPPEQS, encoded by the coding sequence ATGAACACCGCCCCCATGGTCTCCATCTTGATGCCCAACTTTAATGGAGAGCATCTGGTTGCCCAAACCCTGGACTCTCTACTGGCCCAAACGGAAACACGCTGGGAGTGTGTCATAGTTGATGATGGTTCTTCGGATAAGTCACCGGAAATCATCCAAAACTATGTCCAACAAGATCCCCGTTTCGGCTTTATGAAACGTCACCGAGAACCCAAAGGGGCCTGCACCTGCCGTAACATAGGGCTGGACCATACCACCGCGCCTTATGTGATGTTTTTGGATAACGATGATCTGCTGGAACCCTTTGCCCTTGCTAACCGGCTGCAGACCATGCAAGCCAACCCTGAGTTGGACTTTGCCATCTTTCCTTCGGTCATGTTTGAGCATACGCCCCATGATCTGCGCCGATGGTGGAATATCCCCAACAACATGGACCTGCTCATGCGACAGTGTGTGCATGATTCCGTCTGCCAAGGAACAGGCCCCCTGTTTACCCGGCAGGCATTTGATCGTTTAGGCCGTTGGAATGAATCTTTGCTCTTATGGCAGGATATCCATCTTTTTTTCCAAGCTTACAGTCAGGACTATTCATGCAAAGTGTTTTGGGATCTCCCCCCTGACCTACATAATCGCTGCAACCCCAATAGCTTAAGCCGGGGTAACTTCTTAGCCCCGGGTAAACAGATCAGTCGTAAGCAGGTTATTGAACAAGCCATAGAGAGTATGCTTGCCCACGACAAAGCAGCCTACCTACCCTACATGGATGCTGAAACAGCAGAAGTTATTCAGGGTCTTAAGCGCGCTAAACTCAGTGACGAAGCCCAACAACTCCGAAAACTGGCACGGGACAAAGGGGTCTTTACACGTCAACAGTATCATTGGGCTGGTGTGGTATTGGTGCTGTGGTCAGCTGTTCGTTTTCGCGTACCCTTCGCCCAGTTTTGTATCCGCCAACTGATTAAACAGTTCCATCGATCTTCACGCATGTGTGAAGTTTCATACGATGAGTTCCCCTGCCCTGGTCACCCGCCAGAACAGAGCTGA